The nucleotide window ATGCACGATTTATATTTAAAGGAAGAAGCTTATACAATTGTTGGTCTTTGTATGGAGGTTCATAAAATTCTTGGAAAAGGACATAGTGAAAAAGTTTATGGAGATGCTTTAGAATATGAGTTTAAGAAAAATAATATTCCTTATTCCAGAGAATCAAAATTCAACATCGAATATAAAGAGATTATTTTACCAACCTATTATTTTGCAGATTTTGTGATTTTTGATGAAATTATTTTAGAAATAAAAGCAATCCAAGAACTTTCAAACAGTGAAATAAAACAAACATTAAATTATCTTGCTGCATCACAAAACCGACTAGGATTACTAGTTAATTTTGGAGAGGACAGCCTAAAATACAAAAGAATAATTCTTTAACCATAATATTCGTGAAATTCTTTTTTTACACACTTTTAATTCGTGTAAATTCGTGTTTAAATTTTTATCAAATGAAATCTGCTTTTAAAAAAATTCTTAATATCGTTCCTCGTCCATTATTAATAAGACTGAGTTATGTTGTTCGTCCATTTATTGCTTTTTCATTAAAGGGAGACAAGTACACTGACCCAATCGACGGAAGAAGTTTCAAATCATTCCTGCCTTATGGATACGAAACACAGCGTAACAATGTGCTTTCACCCAGCACGCTTTCGTTAGAGAGACACCGTTTGCTTTGGTTATATCTAAACGAACAAACTGACTTTTTTCAATCTGAACTAGATTCAGATTCTTCTATCACTAAGACTAAACAAATTAAATTAAGAGATGCTGAAAATTCAGCATTAAAAGTATTACATTTTGCACCGGAACAGGCTTTTTATAAAATGTTTCGCAAACAAAAAAACCTTGATTACACCACAACCGATTTATTTTCACCTTTGGCGGATATAAAAGCTGACATCTGTAATTTGCCTTTTCAGGACAACCAATATGACGTAATCCTTTGCAACCACGTATTGGAACACATTCCTGATGATACCAAAGCCATGCAGGAATTGTACCGCGTTTTGAAACCGGGCGGAATGGCAATTTTACAAATTCCACAAGATTTATCAAGAGCCATAACCTTTGCCGATGATACCATTACCGACCAAAAAGAGCGCGCCAAAATATTTGGGCAGTACGACCACGTACGCATTTATGGCCGCGATTATTTTGACAAATTAAGAAGCATAGGTTTTACCGTTGTCGAAGAAGATTACACCAACAAAATTGCTCCCGAATTGGTGGAAAAATATTGTTTGGCAAAAGGCGAAATTATTCCCGTTTGCTTCAAGTAAAAAACACTGTAACTAATAAAAATAGCCACAGATTCACAGATTTCCATAGATTTCTTTGTTTGTATGTTTTTTAATCTGTGAATCTGTGGCTACAAAACTTTAGCCAACCGTTTTATTTAAAATAACCGCTTTTGAAAACCGAAGCCTCATTTCTGTTTTGTTTTGATGTTAGTTTTGAAAAAAAACTGAACAGCCCTATTCCAACGGCATATATCATTGAACAAACCAACGAGATAAATTATTTAGATAAAAAAGCAAGCCCCGAAGTCTTAGAAAGTTTCGGAGTTATTTTTGACAATTTAGACAACAACACCAAAAAATCGCTGACTATTTGCGAAGATTTAAAACCCGAAAAGGTCTTTAAAAAATTCAGCAAAAACAGTAAATCAGCCAAGACCATTGATGATTTGCTCAAAGATTCCAAATTGGCTTTTGGCATTAGCCAATTCATCAAAACCAACTTGGGTCAATTCTACACTTTGGTAAAACAAGAAAATTATCCGCTGTCACTGAATCTAAATCCTGAAAAAGATTTCAGAAAAAGCAGGATTACAATCGATCATTCGGCATTGGAAACCCAACTCCATTTTGACAAACACGAAAATGGAATCACCTATACATTGGCACTAAAAGAAAACGAAACTGCTTTTTATCCATCAGATGTTGCTATCGAAATACTTTTGGACGAGCCCAGTTGGATTGTTTTAAACAAAAAGCTTTTTCATTTGCAACATATAAATTCCAAAAAAATCACTCCTTTTTTGACGAAAAAATCAATTGAGATTCCTTCAAAATTGGTTCCTGACTATTTTGAAAAATTCATCAAAGACATTGCAAAAAAAGCAAATATTACCGGAACGGGATTTGAAATTGAAACCCGAAACGAAATAATTTCCTGTGCGATTCATCCGGTTTTGGATTTTTTCAAAAACAGCTATTTTCTCAATTTAGTTTTTGATTATAATGAATATTCATTTGAACTAAATTCAAACAAAAAAACCAATTCTTCGATTGATTTAAGTGATTTGGACAACATCAAACTTATTCAATTCAAAAGATCTGAAACAGAATCTTCATTTGCAGATAAATTAATAGAATTGGGTTTGTCCAAAACCGAAAATGGCTTTTTTGGGCTTTCACCAAAAACTGAAAAACAAGATCCCTACGCAAGCATACAATGGGCAATAGAAAACCAGGAAACACTTGAAACCAATGGTTTTTCGATTAAAGATTTAAAAATCGACAGTAAGAAAATTGATACCCACAAAGTAAGCATTCAATTTTCGAACGAAATCAAAAGCGATTGGTTTGACATCAAAATGAAGGTTGTTTGCGAAGTATTCGAATTCAATTTCTCAGAAATAGTTCCAAACATAAAAAACCGAAACCGCCTTTTTCTTCTACCAAACGGCAATTATTTCCTGATTCCACTAGAATGGATGACGCTTTACGGCCCGATGGTAAAATTCGCAAAAATCCAAAACGGAAACCTTAGTTTACCCAAAAGCAATTTCGCGGTTTTGGAAAACATTCCCGAACTGAAAGATTCTGCAGGTTTACAGAGTGACATTGAATACCAAGCTTCGCCTTTGGTAAAAGCAACATTACGACCGTATCAAATCGACGGAGTCAAATGGCTTTTGGAACATTACAATAACGGCCTTGGTGCTTGCCTTGCCGACGATATGGGATTAGGTAAAACATTACAGACCCTAACCACACTAGTCGCCGTACAGGAACAATTGGATTTTGAAAGAGCCGAAAATATTCAGCTAGATTTATTTGGAAACGAAATTCCAATGGCAAAGGAATACCTAAAAGCATTGATTGTTTTACCATCTTCCTTAGTTTTTAATTGGTACACCGAAGCCCGAAAATTCACTCCGCATTTCCGCAGGGTGCAATACATTGGCAACGACCGAAAAATACTTTCGAAAAAACTCGAAAAATATGACTTGATTTTCACGAGTTACGCTATCGTTTCCAGAGACATTTCGATTTTAGAAAAATACAATTTCAGATATTTGATTTTGGACGAAAGCCAATACATCAAAAACAAAAACTCCAAAATTTTCAAGGCGATTAATCAGATAAAAGCGAGTTCCAAAATTTCGCTGAGCGGAACACCGATAGAGAATTCGCTCGATGATTTATGGTCGCAAATGCAGTTTATCAATCCGAATATATTGGGAAGTTATTCTTTCTTTGCCGAAAATTACAAACTTCCAATCGAGAAAAAACAGGACGAAAACAGCCTTCAGGAACTGAAAAACCTCATCGCCCCTTTTATTTTGCGACGCACCAAAGAACAGGTTTTAAAAGACTTACCGGAACTGTCCGAACAGATTTTTTATTGTGAAATGGAACAGGAACAGGAAAAACTGTACGAAGAGGAAAAATCGAAAGCACGCAATTCGCTTTTGAAAACCGATGGAGATAAAGCTGACAAAATCAGTATCATCAACACCTTGATGCGCTTGAGACAATTGAGCAATCACCCGAAAATGATCGATTCCAAATCCGAAATAGATTCGGGAAAATACATTGCTGTGACCCAATATTTAGAAACCTTGGTACAGTCTAACCAAAAAACGATTGTTTTCAGTTCGTTTGTGTCCAACTTGGATTTCTACAAAACGTGGTGCAAAGAAAACAAGATCGATTTTTGCGAACTCACCGGCGAAACCCCTTTGAAGGAACGGGAATATCAAGTCAACCGTTTTCAGCAACAGGAAAAACCGTTATTGTTTTTCATCTCCCTGAAAGCCGGTGGCGTAGGTCTCAACATCACCAAGGCTTCCTACGTGGTTTTTCTCGATCCGTGGTGGAATCCCTTTTCGGAAAAACAGGGAATCGGCCGAGCTCACCGCATTGGACAAATGAATAAGGTAAATGTCGTTCGGTTTATCTCCAAAAACACTGTCGAAGAAAAAATCATCCGCCTGCAGGAAAGCAAAAAGCTTTTATCCGATTCGCTTTTGGACGAAAATTTCATCAACACCGAAATTGAGGAGAATCTAGATTTTATATTGGAATAATCAAGAGCGAAAGATAAGGCATCCCGGCAGGCATCATTCCCGCCATCCGTTGCAATCTTGTGACCTGAACCCCAGTCCACAAGGATTTTCACTTCTGCCGGGGCTAAAGAGCCAAGACTTGAGAATTTTTGGAAGTATTTTTTAGACCTAACAAGTTTTAAAAACCTTTTAAGTTTTCTTTAATTCGTATATTTACAGCACTTCAATAAAAAGCCAATAATGAAAACAATAGCCGTTTTACTACTTTCTTTCTTTTGTCTAAGTCTAACTGCCCAAGTACAAACTGAAATAGCACCTCCTTACAACATCAAAACGGCTTCTTTTGTTCAAAACAATCTAAACGTAGTTCCCATATTCAAATTGGGAGATGAATTTAGTTTTGAATTTGATGATCTGTTTGGCAATGAAGCCGACTATTATTACGAAATAACTCATTGTGATTACAACTGGATTCCAACGGACATCCCAAAAAGCGAATATCTGTCTGGTTTTGACAATCAAAAAATTCAGGAGACTGTCAATTCTTTCAACACATTACAGATTTTTACCCATTATAAATTATCACTACCAAACAATTACTCCAGAATACTCTTAAGTGGTAATTATGTACTCACTATTTTAAACTCTGACAAAGAAGTGGTGATGAAACGATATTTTGTTTTATATGAAGAGATTGTTTCTGTCTCATTAAAAATCAAAAGAGCACGAACCGTCAAAGACATTTACACTAAGCACGATCTAGAATTTGAAGTCAAAGCCGATGATCAAATACTTTTTCAAAACCCGATGCAAAACCTAAAAGTACTTTTGCTTCAAAACGGAAAATTCTGTACAGCCATAAAAAATGTTCCTCCGCAATATACAGTCGCAAACAGTTTTGTTTACAAATACGATCAGGAAACCCAATTTTGGGCGGGTAACGAATTTTTGAACTTCGATTCCAAAGACATCAAAAATGCTAACAACTATATAAGTTTTGTGAACTCGGACAATGGTATTTACAACACCCATTTGTACACCAACGATGATAAAGCCAATTTTCCGTACACTAACTACTCGGACGTCAATGGTAATTTTACAATCCGAAAATTTGATGCCGAGAACAACACTATCGAATCGGACTATTCCTGGGTATATTTCACGCTTTCATCTCCTCTGGCCAACCCAAGCTCCTCTATTTATGTAGTTGGAATGTTCAATAATTACAGCAATACTCCAGAATTTAAAATGGATTTCAACACCAAAACAGGTTATTATGAAAAAGCTATTTTAATCAAACAAGGATTTACAAACTACCAATATCTAACAGTTAACGCGAAAGGAATTATCGATCAGGAACATGCTGTAAACGGAAATTTTTACCAAACTGAAAATGAGTATACCGTTTTAGTTTACTATAAAGGAAGTGCCGATCGATACCAAAAAGTTATTGGAAGAGGAACAGCTAATTCATTAAATGTAACGAATTAGAAAACTTTAATTTTTTTTTAAATAAATTATTCAATTTTTTTGTAGATTTGTCCACATACAGCACTTAATCCGCTCATTAGCATGGTTTCGCAAATAACAAGAGGCATTAAAATTTCGGTATTGACTAGTTTTGAGGGAACGTACTTCAAAAACTACAAGATTCATTTTGCCTTTAGTTATGAAATTACAATTGAAAACCATAGTAAAGATTCTGTTCAGCTAACTTCACGCCATTGGGAAATCCACGATTCCTTAAATGATATAGAATTTGTGGACGGAGAAGGCGTTATTGGCAAAAAACCAGTTTTGAAACCAGGTGAACAACACACTTACAGCTCAGGGTGTCTGTTATCTTCTCCTTATGGAGCTATGAAAGGTTATTTCAATATGATTAACTTTACTTCGACCAAATCTTTCAGGGTTATTGTTCCAACTTTTAGACTGTGTGCTCCCTTTGCATTGAATTAATCTGATTTTTATTGTGATATTTTTGTCATAATTTTAATTTTTCCTTTGTACTTTTGCGTCAAATTACATAATTGCTTACTATTCAAATTATTTAAAGACATGCTAAAAGGATTTTTCAATGTACCCAAAGCGGTAAACGAGCCTGTAAAAAGTTACGCTCCTAATTCCCCTGAAAAGGCAAATATTTTATCTGCCTATAAAGAAATGTGGAATTCTAAAGTCGATGTTCCTCTTTATATTGGAAGCGAAGAAATCAAAACCGGAAACACCAAAAACATTACAGCTCCTCACGATCACCAACATGTTGTTGGAACCTATCATTTAGCTGAAAAATCACATGTAGAAAAAGCTATTGCAAACGCATTAGAATCCAGAACTGCATGGGCAAATATGGCTTGGGAACAAAGAGCAGCTATCTTTTTAAAAGCAGCCGAATTAATTGCAGGCCCTTACAGAGCAAAAATCAATGCCGCAACAATGATTGGGCAATCCAAAAATATTCATCAAGCCGAAATTGACTCAGCATGTGAATTGATCGATTTTTTACGTTTCAACGTTGAATTCATGACACAAATCTATGCGGACCAACCAAAATCGGCCTCCGATATGTGGAACCGTTTAGAGTACAGACCACTAGAAGGTTTCGTTTATGCAATCACTCCTTTCAACTTTACAGCTATAGCAGGAAACCTACCTGCAAGTGCCGCTATGATGGGTAATGTTGTCGTATGGAAACCAAGTGACAGCCAAGTATTCTCTGCCAAAGTTATCATCGATGTGTTCAAAGAAGCAGGAGTTCCCGATGGTGTAATCAACGTAGTTTTTGGAGATGCATTGATGATTACCGATACTATTTTGGCAAGTCGTGATTTTGCCGGAATCCACTTTACAGGTTCTACTCATGTATTCAAAGATATTTGGGCAAAAATTGGAACAAACATTAGTCATTACAAAACATACCCAAGAATCGTTGGAGAAACGGGTGGTAAAGATTTCATCATCGCACATCCAAGTGCAAATGTTAAACAAGTAGCTACAGGAATTGTTCGTGGTGCATTCGAATTTCAGGGACAAAAATGTTCTGCTGCTTCGAGAGCTTATATTCCACAAAGTATATGGCCTGCCGTTAAAGAACAATTAATTTTCGACACCAAATCAATGAAAATGGGTTCTCCCGAAGATTTTAGCAACTTTATCACTGCTGTAATTCACGAAGGATCTTTTGATAAATTGGCAAAATATATCGATCAAGCCAAAAATGATGCCGATGCTGAAATTATTGTTGGTGGAAATTACGATAAATCTGTTGGCTACTTTGTAGAACCAACTATCATCGTAACAACAAACCCACATTACACAACAATGGAAACCGAATTATTCGGACCTGTGATCACTATTTATGTTTATGAAGATGCTAAATGGGCTGAAACATTGAAATTGGTTGACACTACATCTGAATACGCTTTAACCGGTGCTGTTTTCAGTCAAGACCGTTACGCTATCGAAGAAGCTACAACTGCTTTGCAAAATGCAGCCGGAAACTTCTACATCAATGACAAACCAACAGGAGCAATTGTTGGAATGCAACCATTTGGAGGAGCAAGAGCTTCAGGAACTAATGACAAAGCAGGTTCTGCATTGAACTTATTCCGTTGGATTTCTCCAAGAACTATCAAAGAAACATTTGTAACTCCAACAGATTACAGATATCCGTTTTTGGGAGAATAAATTCTGATTTAAGATTTTATATAAATAAAAGCCCTCAAATTTCAATGTAAATTTGAGGGCTTACTTTTTTTTAGACCTGACAGGTTTTAAAACCTGTCGGGTCTAACATTAACCTTTTAAACTTTCTACACCACAAACTTCAACGGAAGGTGTACCACTTTTTTAGTCTCAAAAAATTCATCTTCAAAGAAGTCCGAAATATTATATTCAGTTGCTTTCGGAAAATCTTTTAATTCTTCCGTTAAATCACCGCCTTTCAAATAAAGAATACCATTTTTCAATTCGTGTTTATGCTGCTTCTTGATTTTGGTTTTAACCCAAGAAACAAAATCGGGCATATTGGTCACTGCACGGCTCACTATAAAATCAAAATCTCCTTTCACATTTTCGGCACGGATTTGCTCGGCTTTTACATTTTTTAATTCCAAAGCTTCGGCTACGGCTTTTACCACCTTGATTTTCTTCGCAATAACATCAATAAGATAAAAACGGGTTTCGGGAAAAAGAATCGCCAACGGAATTCCCGGAAATCCTCCGCCTGTACCAACATCCAAAACATAAGTTCCGGGCTCAAACTTATTTACTTTGGCAATAGCCAATGAATGCAATACATGTTTGGTATATAACGACTCAATATCTTTACGGGAAATAACGTTGATTTTTTCATTCCAATCGTGGTATAAAAAATCCAACTTTTTAAACTGTTCTATCTGATTATCAGACAGGTTAGGAAAATACTTTAGAATCTCATCCATCTTACAAATTTTTAACAAAAGTACTGCTTTTCGCTTAGAAATATTTAACTCAATATTGCATCTTGAAAATTTATATTGGTTACCTTTGCCGATATTCAAAAATAATACATGAACAACAACGCACCTATATTTGCTAAACAAGATAATTTAAAGTTTTTCAGGACTCTAAATTCTCGAGTTAACAGTTATTTCAAAGAAAATAACATTGAAAAAACTGGAAACTGGAAAATTCATTTAAAGACTGTAATACTTTTTACTGTTTTCCTTGTACCTTATTTTTTGATACTCACTTTAGATATGCCTTTTTGGGCACATCTACTCTTGACCATCGTTATGGGAATTGGAATGGCGGGAATTGGAATGAACGTCATGCACGATGCGAATCACGGATCCTATTCCAACAAAAGCTGGGTTAATAAATTTATGGGAGGAACCATCTATGTATTGGCCGGAAACGTACACAACTGGCAAGTACAGCACAATGTTTTACATCACACTTACACCAATATCATAGGCCATGACGAGGACTTGGAGGCAGGAAGAATCATGCGTTTCTCCAAAGATGCCAAATGGCATAAATTCCACAAATTCCAACAATATTATGCCGTATTTCTATATGGTTTATTGACTTTCAATTGGGCCATCACCACCGATTTCAAGCAAATGCGCAGTTATCTAAAAAGAAAACTGTCCTACGGTGAACCCAAAAACCCAAAAATCCTTTGGACAACATTAATCATCACAAAATTAATTTACATTGCTATCTGGATTGTTTTACCAATGATAATTGGAATCACTTGGTGGAAAGTTTTGGTTGGATTTTTTGTAATGCACTACACCGCCGGATTAATCCTTAGCATTGTTTTCCAATTGGCACACGTAGTTGACGAAGCAGCCAATCCACAACCAAACGAGGTGGGAGAAATGGAAAATACCTGGGCCATTCACCAATTGTTTACCACAGTTAATTTTGCTCCAAAAAACAAGATTGTGAACTGGTACACAGGAGGATTAAACCACCAAATCGAACATCACATTTTTCCTCATATTAGTCATGTTCATTATAGCAAAATTGCAAAAATTGTAAAAGAAACGGCAAAAGAATGTCAATTACCTTATTACGAATACAAAACAATGACAGCAGCTGTTGTTGCCCATTTTAAACATTTAAAAACATTGGGGTTAGAACCCGCATTATAAATAATTATCTAATAGAGAATAAACCAAAAAATTACATTTTAATGAGTAATCCACTTTCAGACAGAATTAACAATTTGGCCACATCACAAACATTGGCGATGGCGGCATTGGCGAGAGAATTAAAAGCGCAAGGAAAAGACATCATCAGTTTAAGTTTAGGTGAGCCTGACTTCAACACGCCTGATTTCATCAAAGAAGCTGCTAAAAAAGCTATCGATGAAAATTACAGCACTTACTCTCCAGTTGATGGTTATGGCGACTTAAAAGATGCCATCTGCAGAAAATTCAAAAGAGACAACGGATTGGATTATAAACCATCTCAAATTGTGGTTTCAACAGGAGCCAAACAATCTTTATACAACATTGCACAAGTAATGCTTAATGACGGTGATGAGGTAATCTTGCCTGCTCCGTATTGGGTATCTTATTTCGAAATCGTAAAATTATCAGGCGGAGTTCCTGTAGAAGTTCCAACTTCTGTAGATACTGATTTTAAAATCACTCCAGAGCAATTGGAAGCAGCTATCACACCAAAAACAAAAATGATGTGGTTCTCTTCTCCTTGTAACCCTTCTGGGTCTGTTTACAACAGAGAAGAATTAACAGCTTTGGCTAAAGTTTTGGAGAAATATCCAAACATTTATGTAGTTGCCGACGAAATCTACGAACACATCAATTTCTCAGGTACTTTCTGCAGTATCGGATCTATTCCTGGAATGTTGGAAAAAACAATCACTGTAAATGGAGTTGCAAAAGCATTCGCAATGACAGGATACAGAATCGGTTATATCGGAGCACCGGAATTCATCGCAAAAGCGTGTACAAAAATCCAAGGTCAAGTAACTTCAGGAGCAAATTCAGTAGCACAACGCGCTACAATTACTGCTGTAGATGCTGATCCAAGCGTGTTGAACCACATGGTTCAGGCATTCCACAGTCGTAGAGATTTAGTTGTTGGATTGTTGAAAGAAATCCCAGGAATTAAAATCAACGTTCCAGAAGGAGCTTTCTATGTATTCCCAGACGTTTCTTCTTTCTTCGGAAAAACATTAAAAGGAAACTTAATCAAAGATGCAAACGACGTTTCTATGTACCTTTTGGCAGAAGCTTGTGTTGCAACTGTAACAGGAGACGCTTTTGGAAATCCAAACTGTATCCGTTTCTCTTACGCAACCAGCGACGACTTGTTGAAAGAAGCATTAAGAAGAATCAAAGAAGCTTTATCTTTTTCTGAAGTAACAGCTTAATATATTTTTAAAAAATTTAAAATCCCAGGTTTCAGGTTTACCGCTTGAAATCTGGGATTTTTTTATGGGGTTCCCTACGGTCTATCCGTTTCAATCTTTTGTTCCAAAAAAAGGAACAAAAGGATTTCCTCTTCTATCCCTAACCCATACGGAATATGAGAAGTCTTTCGTTTCAAAATAAAACCTTCAATTCCAGAAACACTATCCAAAGAAGCAACTACGCAAGCTAAATTCCCATTGAAGATATAAAACACCGAAACTTTTTAAATATCCCTATACATTTTTCTATATTTAGAAGGAGACATATTCATAAATTTCTGGAATTGTCTGTTAAAGAAACTCAAATTATTATACCCCACTTTATACCCAATTTCAGAAATACTTAAATCTGTTGCAATTAGCATTTTACTCGCCATGCTAATTTTATATTCGTTTATGAATTCAAAAAAAGATTTACGGAAAGTCTTTTTGAAAAAACGACAAAATGACTCTTTACTCATTACCACTTTTTTAGAAACCTCTTCCAAACTGATTTGTTGAGAATGATTTTCTTTCACAAAATTATAAATCAAATTAATCCGCTCACTTTCCATTACAGTCAGATTACTTGTAAAACCCTGACCCGCCAAACATTTATAACTTGCATTGGCGGCTAAATCCTGTATAATTTGCAAAAAAGACAAAAGCCTTTCAAAAGGAGGCAAATCTACCAATTGCAATAATTTAGATTCCATTTGGATGGCATCCTCTTTTTCAAAATGAATCCCCCTGACTGCCAACCGAATCAGTTGCCGGATATGCTGAAATTCTTCTTTCTCCAACCAGGGCAACAGTAAATCCTCATCCCACTGAATGATAATGCACCTCACATCCTCTTTTTGCTCTCCAATGGTTTTCCAACAATGCGGTAAATTTGAACCTACCAAAACCAAATCGCCGTACTCAAAACTTCCCATATTATCTCCCACATAACGAATGCCACTACTTCCAAGAATATAAGTAAGTTCATATTGCGGATGGAAATGCCAAGAGGCAATAAATTCTTTTCCCTCAAAAACACTCGTTTTAAAGGAACTCCCCGGAGAGGGACTGATGCTTCTGTATTCGGCTTTCATAAGGAATCGGTTTTAAAATTCTAAAATAATAAAAAAACACTATTTTGAGTCAAAATAGTGTCATAAATTACTTTTATTGTGTAAATAGTGTGTGTTTTAGATTTGTAATATTGTAAAAATAAAAACCGTATTAAAATGACATCAGATATTGCTATCAGAGACATAAAATTATTCAAGGCATCCACAACGCTCAAAAAACCCATTGCAGATGCGACACATACGCTAACCGAAATTGCATTTATCGTTATGCGTATTCAATTAGAAAATGGTGTTATTGGAGAATCCTATTTATTATCTTTTCAATACTCACCAAATGCAATTATTGGGGCGTTGAAAGATATCATTCCGGTGATAAAAGGATACAAAGCCAATGAAACAGGAGCAGTTTATCAAAAACTGGATGATTTAGCCGAGTATTTTGGAAACCAAGGAGTCTTACGATGGGCACAAGCAGCCATCAATATTGCCATGTGGGATGCTTGGGGTAAAACTTTAGGGCAACCCATCCACAAAATATTAGGCACACACAAAGAAAAAGTATCCATTTACGGAAGTGGTGGCTGGATTTCCTATTCTATCGACGAACTTATTGAAGAAGTGACCAATTATGCTAATCGAGGCTTCAAAGCTGTAAAAATCAAAGTAGGTTCACCAAAAGTAAGTACTGATGTAGAGCGTTTGCGCCTTGTTCGTGAAGCCGTTGGGGACAAAGTTGATATTATGATGGATGCGAATCAGGGAATGGACTTGCCATCAGCGATGAAATTGGCCCGTGAAGCCCGAGATTTAAACATTCATTGGTTTGAGGAACCCATTCATCACCAAAATTTTCAAGGTTACGAAATTCTCAAAAACCAAACGGGAATTTCATTAGCCATGGGAGAAAGAGAATTTGACACTTTGCCTTTAAGAGAATTGGCAACTCGAAATGCCTTAGATATTTGGCAGCCAGATATCTTAAGAATTGGCGGTGTGGAAGCTTGGAGAGAAAGTGCCGCATTGGCCAAAAGCTTCAATTTACCAGTATTGCCCCATTATTATAAAGATTATGATGTCCCTTTATTATGTACTATTTCAAACGGTGTGGGAGTGGAATCTTTCGATTGGGTTGACCCTTTAATCGACAACCCTATGATTATCCAAGATGGTTTTGCAAAACCGCACGATTTACCGGGATGGGGATTTAGTTTTATAGATGATCGAATGACCGAAATTAAATTATAAATCATGGCACTAGAAGCATTTTCATTAGCAGGCAAAATCGCTTTGGTTACTGGAGGCGGAACCGGAATTGGATTG belongs to Flavobacterium aquiphilum and includes:
- a CDS encoding mandelate racemase/muconate lactonizing enzyme family protein; the encoded protein is MTSDIAIRDIKLFKASTTLKKPIADATHTLTEIAFIVMRIQLENGVIGESYLLSFQYSPNAIIGALKDIIPVIKGYKANETGAVYQKLDDLAEYFGNQGVLRWAQAAINIAMWDAWGKTLGQPIHKILGTHKEKVSIYGSGGWISYSIDELIEEVTNYANRGFKAVKIKVGSPKVSTDVERLRLVREAVGDKVDIMMDANQGMDLPSAMKLAREARDLNIHWFEEPIHHQNFQGYEILKNQTGISLAMGEREFDTLPLRELATRNALDIWQPDILRIGGVEAWRESAALAKSFNLPVLPHYYKDYDVPLLCTISNGVGVESFDWVDPLIDNPMIIQDGFAKPHDLPGWGFSFIDDRMTEIKL